The Musa acuminata AAA Group cultivar baxijiao chromosome BXJ2-2, Cavendish_Baxijiao_AAA, whole genome shotgun sequence genome has a segment encoding these proteins:
- the LOC135585812 gene encoding zinc finger CCCH domain-containing protein 65-like isoform X4, whose protein sequence is MGVVEAKLSVKDDAKSSSSSPPPPNFSMDGAHRGLASMMPEEKPLDVVGDPEIPEPADGVGFDQDPESPKKGGEEGVAAAAEKGVWPGFSQRPDAIDCAFYMKTGTCKFGLNCRFNHPPKRRHRAKPEKQSEYVQTIKAAHKGSGSEKMGQTTCKEFGKVGEKEKKVAQKSFRPENAEKKQKGTVLKKVEQTEKKVGEKEKKVAQKNFKPEDAEKKQKGTVLKKVEQTEKKVGEKEKKVAQKNFKPEDAEKKQKGTVLKKVEQTEKKAVEKEEQTPSKKMDQEKVTLKKQWKVVQVDEKEKEIAHSFMQLKCEKTEEKQKAILLRTVEQTEIKAAEDKQSFPERIEHEDKNVDILSLPEEKQTLFGRSEQQDYKAAREKGKETTSEKGEQTEFKAGTEEGKETTLGKGGLIEHKAAMEKSKETTLEKGGQIECKFYTMPGGCKYGKSCKYVHSQKKMEGNSSKLNFLGLPIRLGAKECPYYMRTGNCKFSTNCRYHHPDPTVAMVGHDPHSGCQSSGSMQQSAFGASTMPVTPSRSQGTLNGPTSFVVASPACSPASNLHSQGFHSNSGCNGYQQVHIDEYPERPGQPECHYYMKNGFCPFKSVCKFDHPKSHLPTKSNGVSIPSCPPQ, encoded by the exons ATGGGAGTCGTCGAGGCGAAACTCTCCGTGAAGGATGACGCGAAGTCATCATCTTCGTCTCCTCCTCCACCGAACTTCTCCATGGATGGCGCGCACAGAGGACTCGCGAGCATGATGCCGGAGGAGAAGCCCTTGGACGTTGTTGGCGATCCCGAGATCCCAGAACCGGCTGACGGTGTTGGTTTCGATCAAGATCCGGAGTCGCCTAAGAAAGGTGGGGAGGagggggtggcggcggcggccgaAAAAGGGGTATGGCCTGGATTTTCCCAGAGACCGGATGCGATCGATTGCGCATTTTATATGAAGACAGGGACCTGTAAATTTGGGTTGAATTGCAGGTTCAATCATCCCCCAAAAAGGAGACATAGG GCCAAGCCGGAGAAACAATCGGAATATGTTCAG ACTATTAAAGCGGCACATAAGGGATCTGGTTCGGAAAAGATGGGTCAAACAACGTGCAAG GAATTTGGAAAGGTTGgtgagaaggaaaagaaagttGCCCAAAAGAGTTTCAGGCCTGAG AATGCTGAAAAAAAGCAAAAGGGTACTGTACTAAAAAAGGTGGAGCAAACTGAGAAAAAG GTTGgtgagaaggaaaagaaagttGCCCAAAAGAATTTCAAGCCTGAG GATGCTGAAAAAAAGCAAAAGGGTACTGTACTGAAAAAGGTGGAGCAAACTGAGAAAAAG GTTGgtgagaaggaaaagaaagttGCCCAAAAGAATTTCAAGCCTGAG GATGCTGAAAAAAAGCAAAAGGGTACTGTACTGAAAAAGGTGGAGCAAACTGAGAAAAAG GCTGTTGAGAAAGAGGAACAGACTCCTTCCAAAAAGATGGATCAGGAGAAG GTCACATTGAAGAAACAATGGAAGGTTGTTCAG GTTGatgagaaagaaaaggagattgcCCATAGCTTCATGCAATTAAAATGCGAG aaaACAGAGGAAAAACAAAAGGCAATCCTCTTAAGAACAGTGGAGCAGACAGAGATAAAG GCTGCTGAGGACAAGCAATCTTTTCCAGAAAGGATAGAGCATGAAGACAAGAATGTCGACATCCTATCATTACCAGAGGAGAAACAAACTCTTTTTGGAAGATCAGAGCAGCAAGATTACAAG GCTGCTAGGGAAAAGGGTAAAGAAACCACGTCAGAAAAGGGTGAACAGACAGAATTCAAG GCTGGCACAGAGGAGGGTAAAGAAACTACTTTGGGAAAGGGTGGCCTGATAGAACACAAG GCTGCTATGGAAAAGAGTAAAGAAACCACTTTGGAAAAGGGTGGACAGATAGAATGCAAG TTTTACACAATGCCAGGAGGTTGCAAGTATGGGAAATCCTGCAAATATGTTCATTCTCAAAAGAAAATGGAAGGCAATTCATCAAAATTGAACTTCTTAGGCCTTCCAATTAGACTG GGAGCAAAGGAATGCCCATATTACATGCGTACAGGCAATTGTAAATTTTCTACCAATTGTAGATATCATCATCCTGATCCTACTGTCGCAATGGTTGGACATGATCCTCATTCAGGATGTCAAAGTAGTGGATCTATGCAACAAAGTGCCTTTGGAGCATCAACAATGCCTGTGACACCCAGTCGTAGTCAAGGAACACTTAATGGACCAACTTCTTTTGTAGTTGCATCACCAGCCTGTTCCCCAGCTTCAAATTTGCATTCACAAGGGTTCCATTCAAATTCAGGATGCAATGGGTATCAG CAGGTGCACATCGATGAATATCCTGAGAGACCAGGTCAGCCAGAGTGCCACTACTACATGAAAAATGGGTTTTGCCCATTTAAATCAGTGTGCAAGTTTGATCATCCCAAGTCTCATCTTCCCACGAAATCCAATGGTGTTTCCATCCCCAGTTGCCCTCCACAATAG
- the LOC135585812 gene encoding zinc finger CCCH domain-containing protein 65-like isoform X3: MGVVEAKLSVKDDAKSSSSSPPPPNFSMDGAHRGLASMMPEEKPLDVVGDPEIPEPADGVGFDQDPESPKKGGEEGVAAAAEKGVWPGFSQRPDAIDCAFYMKTGTCKFGLNCRFNHPPKRRHRAKPEKQSEYVQTIKAAHKGSGSEKMGQTTCKEFGKVGEKEKKVAQKSFRPEVGEKEKKVAQKNFKPEDAEKKQKGTVLKKVEQTEKKVGEKEKKVAQKNFKPEDAEKKQKGTVLKKVEQTEKKAVEKEEQTPSKKMDQEKVTLKKQWKVVQKAAREEHEESSLIMEVQTSCRVDEKEKEIAHSFMQLKCEKTEEKQKAILLRTVEQTEIKAAEDKQSFPERIEHEDKNVDILSLPEEKQTLFGRSEQQDYKAAREKGKETTSEKGEQTEFKAGTEEGKETTLGKGGLIEHKAAMEKSKETTLEKGGQIECKFYTMPGGCKYGKSCKYVHSQKKMEGNSSKLNFLGLPIRLGAKECPYYMRTGNCKFSTNCRYHHPDPTVAMVGHDPHSGCQSSGSMQQSAFGASTMPVTPSRSQGTLNGPTSFVVASPACSPASNLHSQGFHSNSGCNGYQQVHIDEYPERPGQPECHYYMKNGFCPFKSVCKFDHPKSHLPTKSNGVSIPSCPPQ, translated from the exons ATGGGAGTCGTCGAGGCGAAACTCTCCGTGAAGGATGACGCGAAGTCATCATCTTCGTCTCCTCCTCCACCGAACTTCTCCATGGATGGCGCGCACAGAGGACTCGCGAGCATGATGCCGGAGGAGAAGCCCTTGGACGTTGTTGGCGATCCCGAGATCCCAGAACCGGCTGACGGTGTTGGTTTCGATCAAGATCCGGAGTCGCCTAAGAAAGGTGGGGAGGagggggtggcggcggcggccgaAAAAGGGGTATGGCCTGGATTTTCCCAGAGACCGGATGCGATCGATTGCGCATTTTATATGAAGACAGGGACCTGTAAATTTGGGTTGAATTGCAGGTTCAATCATCCCCCAAAAAGGAGACATAGG GCCAAGCCGGAGAAACAATCGGAATATGTTCAG ACTATTAAAGCGGCACATAAGGGATCTGGTTCGGAAAAGATGGGTCAAACAACGTGCAAG GAATTTGGAAAGGTTGgtgagaaggaaaagaaagttGCCCAAAAGAGTTTCAGGCCTGAG GTTGgtgagaaggaaaagaaagttGCCCAAAAGAATTTCAAGCCTGAG GATGCTGAAAAAAAGCAAAAGGGTACTGTACTGAAAAAGGTGGAGCAAACTGAGAAAAAG GTTGgtgagaaggaaaagaaagttGCCCAAAAGAATTTCAAGCCTGAG GATGCTGAAAAAAAGCAAAAGGGTACTGTACTGAAAAAGGTGGAGCAAACTGAGAAAAAG GCTGTTGAGAAAGAGGAACAGACTCCTTCCAAAAAGATGGATCAGGAGAAG GTCACATTGAAGAAACAATGGAAGGTTGTTCAG AAAGCCGCTAGAGAAGAGCATGAAGAATCTTCATTGATAATGGAGGTACAAACATCATGCAGA GTTGatgagaaagaaaaggagattgcCCATAGCTTCATGCAATTAAAATGCGAG aaaACAGAGGAAAAACAAAAGGCAATCCTCTTAAGAACAGTGGAGCAGACAGAGATAAAG GCTGCTGAGGACAAGCAATCTTTTCCAGAAAGGATAGAGCATGAAGACAAGAATGTCGACATCCTATCATTACCAGAGGAGAAACAAACTCTTTTTGGAAGATCAGAGCAGCAAGATTACAAG GCTGCTAGGGAAAAGGGTAAAGAAACCACGTCAGAAAAGGGTGAACAGACAGAATTCAAG GCTGGCACAGAGGAGGGTAAAGAAACTACTTTGGGAAAGGGTGGCCTGATAGAACACAAG GCTGCTATGGAAAAGAGTAAAGAAACCACTTTGGAAAAGGGTGGACAGATAGAATGCAAG TTTTACACAATGCCAGGAGGTTGCAAGTATGGGAAATCCTGCAAATATGTTCATTCTCAAAAGAAAATGGAAGGCAATTCATCAAAATTGAACTTCTTAGGCCTTCCAATTAGACTG GGAGCAAAGGAATGCCCATATTACATGCGTACAGGCAATTGTAAATTTTCTACCAATTGTAGATATCATCATCCTGATCCTACTGTCGCAATGGTTGGACATGATCCTCATTCAGGATGTCAAAGTAGTGGATCTATGCAACAAAGTGCCTTTGGAGCATCAACAATGCCTGTGACACCCAGTCGTAGTCAAGGAACACTTAATGGACCAACTTCTTTTGTAGTTGCATCACCAGCCTGTTCCCCAGCTTCAAATTTGCATTCACAAGGGTTCCATTCAAATTCAGGATGCAATGGGTATCAG CAGGTGCACATCGATGAATATCCTGAGAGACCAGGTCAGCCAGAGTGCCACTACTACATGAAAAATGGGTTTTGCCCATTTAAATCAGTGTGCAAGTTTGATCATCCCAAGTCTCATCTTCCCACGAAATCCAATGGTGTTTCCATCCCCAGTTGCCCTCCACAATAG
- the LOC135585812 gene encoding zinc finger CCCH domain-containing protein 65-like isoform X2 yields the protein MGVVEAKLSVKDDAKSSSSSPPPPNFSMDGAHRGLASMMPEEKPLDVVGDPEIPEPADGVGFDQDPESPKKGGEEGVAAAAEKGVWPGFSQRPDAIDCAFYMKTGTCKFGLNCRFNHPPKRRHRAKPEKQSEYVQTIKAAHKGSGSEKMGQTTCKEFGKVGEKEKKVAQKSFRPENAEKKQKGTVLKKVEQTEKKVGEKEKKVAQKNFKPEDAEKKQKGTVLKKVEQTEKKVGEKEKKVAQKNFKPEDAEKKQKGTVLKKVEQTEKKAVEKEEQTPSKKMDQEKVTLKKQWKVVQKAAREEHEESSLIMEVQTSCRVDEKEKEIAHSFMQLKCEKTEEKQKAILLRTVEQTEIKAAEDKQSFPERIEHEDKNVDILSLPEEKQTLFGRSEQQDYKAAREKGKETTSEKGEQTEFKAGTEEGKETTLGKGGLIEHKAAMEKSKETTLEKGGQIECKFYTMPGGCKYGKSCKYVHSQKKMEGNSSKLNFLGLPIRLGAKECPYYMRTGNCKFSTNCRYHHPDPTVAMVGHDPHSGCQSSGSMQQSAFGASTMPVTPSRSQGTLNGPTSFVVASPACSPASNLHSQGFHSNSGCNGYQVHIDEYPERPGQPECHYYMKNGFCPFKSVCKFDHPKSHLPTKSNGVSIPSCPPQ from the exons ATGGGAGTCGTCGAGGCGAAACTCTCCGTGAAGGATGACGCGAAGTCATCATCTTCGTCTCCTCCTCCACCGAACTTCTCCATGGATGGCGCGCACAGAGGACTCGCGAGCATGATGCCGGAGGAGAAGCCCTTGGACGTTGTTGGCGATCCCGAGATCCCAGAACCGGCTGACGGTGTTGGTTTCGATCAAGATCCGGAGTCGCCTAAGAAAGGTGGGGAGGagggggtggcggcggcggccgaAAAAGGGGTATGGCCTGGATTTTCCCAGAGACCGGATGCGATCGATTGCGCATTTTATATGAAGACAGGGACCTGTAAATTTGGGTTGAATTGCAGGTTCAATCATCCCCCAAAAAGGAGACATAGG GCCAAGCCGGAGAAACAATCGGAATATGTTCAG ACTATTAAAGCGGCACATAAGGGATCTGGTTCGGAAAAGATGGGTCAAACAACGTGCAAG GAATTTGGAAAGGTTGgtgagaaggaaaagaaagttGCCCAAAAGAGTTTCAGGCCTGAG AATGCTGAAAAAAAGCAAAAGGGTACTGTACTAAAAAAGGTGGAGCAAACTGAGAAAAAG GTTGgtgagaaggaaaagaaagttGCCCAAAAGAATTTCAAGCCTGAG GATGCTGAAAAAAAGCAAAAGGGTACTGTACTGAAAAAGGTGGAGCAAACTGAGAAAAAG GTTGgtgagaaggaaaagaaagttGCCCAAAAGAATTTCAAGCCTGAG GATGCTGAAAAAAAGCAAAAGGGTACTGTACTGAAAAAGGTGGAGCAAACTGAGAAAAAG GCTGTTGAGAAAGAGGAACAGACTCCTTCCAAAAAGATGGATCAGGAGAAG GTCACATTGAAGAAACAATGGAAGGTTGTTCAG AAAGCCGCTAGAGAAGAGCATGAAGAATCTTCATTGATAATGGAGGTACAAACATCATGCAGA GTTGatgagaaagaaaaggagattgcCCATAGCTTCATGCAATTAAAATGCGAG aaaACAGAGGAAAAACAAAAGGCAATCCTCTTAAGAACAGTGGAGCAGACAGAGATAAAG GCTGCTGAGGACAAGCAATCTTTTCCAGAAAGGATAGAGCATGAAGACAAGAATGTCGACATCCTATCATTACCAGAGGAGAAACAAACTCTTTTTGGAAGATCAGAGCAGCAAGATTACAAG GCTGCTAGGGAAAAGGGTAAAGAAACCACGTCAGAAAAGGGTGAACAGACAGAATTCAAG GCTGGCACAGAGGAGGGTAAAGAAACTACTTTGGGAAAGGGTGGCCTGATAGAACACAAG GCTGCTATGGAAAAGAGTAAAGAAACCACTTTGGAAAAGGGTGGACAGATAGAATGCAAG TTTTACACAATGCCAGGAGGTTGCAAGTATGGGAAATCCTGCAAATATGTTCATTCTCAAAAGAAAATGGAAGGCAATTCATCAAAATTGAACTTCTTAGGCCTTCCAATTAGACTG GGAGCAAAGGAATGCCCATATTACATGCGTACAGGCAATTGTAAATTTTCTACCAATTGTAGATATCATCATCCTGATCCTACTGTCGCAATGGTTGGACATGATCCTCATTCAGGATGTCAAAGTAGTGGATCTATGCAACAAAGTGCCTTTGGAGCATCAACAATGCCTGTGACACCCAGTCGTAGTCAAGGAACACTTAATGGACCAACTTCTTTTGTAGTTGCATCACCAGCCTGTTCCCCAGCTTCAAATTTGCATTCACAAGGGTTCCATTCAAATTCAGGATGCAATGGGTATCAG GTGCACATCGATGAATATCCTGAGAGACCAGGTCAGCCAGAGTGCCACTACTACATGAAAAATGGGTTTTGCCCATTTAAATCAGTGTGCAAGTTTGATCATCCCAAGTCTCATCTTCCCACGAAATCCAATGGTGTTTCCATCCCCAGTTGCCCTCCACAATAG
- the LOC135585812 gene encoding zinc finger CCCH domain-containing protein 65-like isoform X1 — MGVVEAKLSVKDDAKSSSSSPPPPNFSMDGAHRGLASMMPEEKPLDVVGDPEIPEPADGVGFDQDPESPKKGGEEGVAAAAEKGVWPGFSQRPDAIDCAFYMKTGTCKFGLNCRFNHPPKRRHRAKPEKQSEYVQTIKAAHKGSGSEKMGQTTCKEFGKVGEKEKKVAQKSFRPENAEKKQKGTVLKKVEQTEKKVGEKEKKVAQKNFKPEDAEKKQKGTVLKKVEQTEKKVGEKEKKVAQKNFKPEDAEKKQKGTVLKKVEQTEKKAVEKEEQTPSKKMDQEKVTLKKQWKVVQKAAREEHEESSLIMEVQTSCRVDEKEKEIAHSFMQLKCEKTEEKQKAILLRTVEQTEIKAAEDKQSFPERIEHEDKNVDILSLPEEKQTLFGRSEQQDYKAAREKGKETTSEKGEQTEFKAGTEEGKETTLGKGGLIEHKAAMEKSKETTLEKGGQIECKFYTMPGGCKYGKSCKYVHSQKKMEGNSSKLNFLGLPIRLGAKECPYYMRTGNCKFSTNCRYHHPDPTVAMVGHDPHSGCQSSGSMQQSAFGASTMPVTPSRSQGTLNGPTSFVVASPACSPASNLHSQGFHSNSGCNGYQQVHIDEYPERPGQPECHYYMKNGFCPFKSVCKFDHPKSHLPTKSNGVSIPSCPPQ; from the exons ATGGGAGTCGTCGAGGCGAAACTCTCCGTGAAGGATGACGCGAAGTCATCATCTTCGTCTCCTCCTCCACCGAACTTCTCCATGGATGGCGCGCACAGAGGACTCGCGAGCATGATGCCGGAGGAGAAGCCCTTGGACGTTGTTGGCGATCCCGAGATCCCAGAACCGGCTGACGGTGTTGGTTTCGATCAAGATCCGGAGTCGCCTAAGAAAGGTGGGGAGGagggggtggcggcggcggccgaAAAAGGGGTATGGCCTGGATTTTCCCAGAGACCGGATGCGATCGATTGCGCATTTTATATGAAGACAGGGACCTGTAAATTTGGGTTGAATTGCAGGTTCAATCATCCCCCAAAAAGGAGACATAGG GCCAAGCCGGAGAAACAATCGGAATATGTTCAG ACTATTAAAGCGGCACATAAGGGATCTGGTTCGGAAAAGATGGGTCAAACAACGTGCAAG GAATTTGGAAAGGTTGgtgagaaggaaaagaaagttGCCCAAAAGAGTTTCAGGCCTGAG AATGCTGAAAAAAAGCAAAAGGGTACTGTACTAAAAAAGGTGGAGCAAACTGAGAAAAAG GTTGgtgagaaggaaaagaaagttGCCCAAAAGAATTTCAAGCCTGAG GATGCTGAAAAAAAGCAAAAGGGTACTGTACTGAAAAAGGTGGAGCAAACTGAGAAAAAG GTTGgtgagaaggaaaagaaagttGCCCAAAAGAATTTCAAGCCTGAG GATGCTGAAAAAAAGCAAAAGGGTACTGTACTGAAAAAGGTGGAGCAAACTGAGAAAAAG GCTGTTGAGAAAGAGGAACAGACTCCTTCCAAAAAGATGGATCAGGAGAAG GTCACATTGAAGAAACAATGGAAGGTTGTTCAG AAAGCCGCTAGAGAAGAGCATGAAGAATCTTCATTGATAATGGAGGTACAAACATCATGCAGA GTTGatgagaaagaaaaggagattgcCCATAGCTTCATGCAATTAAAATGCGAG aaaACAGAGGAAAAACAAAAGGCAATCCTCTTAAGAACAGTGGAGCAGACAGAGATAAAG GCTGCTGAGGACAAGCAATCTTTTCCAGAAAGGATAGAGCATGAAGACAAGAATGTCGACATCCTATCATTACCAGAGGAGAAACAAACTCTTTTTGGAAGATCAGAGCAGCAAGATTACAAG GCTGCTAGGGAAAAGGGTAAAGAAACCACGTCAGAAAAGGGTGAACAGACAGAATTCAAG GCTGGCACAGAGGAGGGTAAAGAAACTACTTTGGGAAAGGGTGGCCTGATAGAACACAAG GCTGCTATGGAAAAGAGTAAAGAAACCACTTTGGAAAAGGGTGGACAGATAGAATGCAAG TTTTACACAATGCCAGGAGGTTGCAAGTATGGGAAATCCTGCAAATATGTTCATTCTCAAAAGAAAATGGAAGGCAATTCATCAAAATTGAACTTCTTAGGCCTTCCAATTAGACTG GGAGCAAAGGAATGCCCATATTACATGCGTACAGGCAATTGTAAATTTTCTACCAATTGTAGATATCATCATCCTGATCCTACTGTCGCAATGGTTGGACATGATCCTCATTCAGGATGTCAAAGTAGTGGATCTATGCAACAAAGTGCCTTTGGAGCATCAACAATGCCTGTGACACCCAGTCGTAGTCAAGGAACACTTAATGGACCAACTTCTTTTGTAGTTGCATCACCAGCCTGTTCCCCAGCTTCAAATTTGCATTCACAAGGGTTCCATTCAAATTCAGGATGCAATGGGTATCAG CAGGTGCACATCGATGAATATCCTGAGAGACCAGGTCAGCCAGAGTGCCACTACTACATGAAAAATGGGTTTTGCCCATTTAAATCAGTGTGCAAGTTTGATCATCCCAAGTCTCATCTTCCCACGAAATCCAATGGTGTTTCCATCCCCAGTTGCCCTCCACAATAG
- the LOC135585812 gene encoding putative zinc finger CCCH domain-containing protein 9 isoform X5 produces the protein MGVVEAKLSVKDDAKSSSSSPPPPNFSMDGAHRGLASMMPEEKPLDVVGDPEIPEPADGVGFDQDPESPKKGGEEGVAAAAEKGVWPGFSQRPDAIDCAFYMKTGTCKFGLNCRFNHPPKRRHRAKPEKQSEYVQTIKAAHKGSGSEKMGQTTCKEFGKVGEKEKKVAQKSFRPENAEKKQKGTVLKKVEQTEKKVGEKEKKVAQKNFKPEDAEKKQKGTVLKKVEQTEKKVGEKEKKVAQKNFKPEDAEKKQKGTVLKKVEQTEKKAVEKEEQTPSKKMDQEKVTLKKQWKVVQKAAREEHEESSLIMEVQTSCRVDEKEKEIAHSFMQLKCEKTEEKQKAILLRTVEQTEIKAAEDKQSFPERIEHEDKNVDILSLPEEKQTLFGRSEQQDYKAAREKGKETTSEKGEQTEFKAGTEEGKETTLGKGGLIEHKAAMEKSKETTLEKGGQIECKEVASMGNPANMFILKRKWKAIHQN, from the exons ATGGGAGTCGTCGAGGCGAAACTCTCCGTGAAGGATGACGCGAAGTCATCATCTTCGTCTCCTCCTCCACCGAACTTCTCCATGGATGGCGCGCACAGAGGACTCGCGAGCATGATGCCGGAGGAGAAGCCCTTGGACGTTGTTGGCGATCCCGAGATCCCAGAACCGGCTGACGGTGTTGGTTTCGATCAAGATCCGGAGTCGCCTAAGAAAGGTGGGGAGGagggggtggcggcggcggccgaAAAAGGGGTATGGCCTGGATTTTCCCAGAGACCGGATGCGATCGATTGCGCATTTTATATGAAGACAGGGACCTGTAAATTTGGGTTGAATTGCAGGTTCAATCATCCCCCAAAAAGGAGACATAGG GCCAAGCCGGAGAAACAATCGGAATATGTTCAG ACTATTAAAGCGGCACATAAGGGATCTGGTTCGGAAAAGATGGGTCAAACAACGTGCAAG GAATTTGGAAAGGTTGgtgagaaggaaaagaaagttGCCCAAAAGAGTTTCAGGCCTGAG AATGCTGAAAAAAAGCAAAAGGGTACTGTACTAAAAAAGGTGGAGCAAACTGAGAAAAAG GTTGgtgagaaggaaaagaaagttGCCCAAAAGAATTTCAAGCCTGAG GATGCTGAAAAAAAGCAAAAGGGTACTGTACTGAAAAAGGTGGAGCAAACTGAGAAAAAG GTTGgtgagaaggaaaagaaagttGCCCAAAAGAATTTCAAGCCTGAG GATGCTGAAAAAAAGCAAAAGGGTACTGTACTGAAAAAGGTGGAGCAAACTGAGAAAAAG GCTGTTGAGAAAGAGGAACAGACTCCTTCCAAAAAGATGGATCAGGAGAAG GTCACATTGAAGAAACAATGGAAGGTTGTTCAG AAAGCCGCTAGAGAAGAGCATGAAGAATCTTCATTGATAATGGAGGTACAAACATCATGCAGA GTTGatgagaaagaaaaggagattgcCCATAGCTTCATGCAATTAAAATGCGAG aaaACAGAGGAAAAACAAAAGGCAATCCTCTTAAGAACAGTGGAGCAGACAGAGATAAAG GCTGCTGAGGACAAGCAATCTTTTCCAGAAAGGATAGAGCATGAAGACAAGAATGTCGACATCCTATCATTACCAGAGGAGAAACAAACTCTTTTTGGAAGATCAGAGCAGCAAGATTACAAG GCTGCTAGGGAAAAGGGTAAAGAAACCACGTCAGAAAAGGGTGAACAGACAGAATTCAAG GCTGGCACAGAGGAGGGTAAAGAAACTACTTTGGGAAAGGGTGGCCTGATAGAACACAAG GCTGCTATGGAAAAGAGTAAAGAAACCACTTTGGAAAAGGGTGGACAGATAGAATGCAAG GAGGTTGCAAGTATGGGAAATCCTGCAAATATGTTCATTCTCAAAAGAAAATGGAAGGCAATTCATCAAAATTGA